A single genomic interval of Oreochromis aureus strain Israel breed Guangdong linkage group 12, ZZ_aureus, whole genome shotgun sequence harbors:
- the zgc:101664 gene encoding shieldin complex subunit 3 → MEDVVLHYQPGSADELCSLLETTQKLLEPFPLRAPLAFTPWFPTLTGDRSLPIRPATPAPVVTCLDDSPAAEVRPRDGDPETHCDLHPVSPNNRPDKQPHKDKDGALCTGSEVRRSRWSVFTQRGVLQQSSQSLSKQFHHAVSVHGLHLRQRAKWVIGELNCGAARDIEEVWWTLSRSARTSCLPSCNANIQRERGEIWVFCDVLHSEQVGRFLKEELGLSGRIGLSVRRLGNVFSM, encoded by the exons ATGGAGGATGTAGTCCTGCACTATCAGCCTGGATCAGCTGATGAGCTCTGCTCGCTGTTGGAGACCACGCAGAAGCTCCTGGAGCCGTTCCCTCTCCGTGCTCCTCTGGCCTTCACGCCGTGGTTCCCCACGCTCACCGGAGACCGCTCTCTGCCCATCAGACCTGCGACACCAGCTCCTGTCGTCACGTGTTTGGATGATTCCccagcagcagaggtgagacCCAGAGATGGTGACCCAGAAACCCACTGCGATCTCCACCCTGTGTCTCCTAACAACAGACCTGACAAGCAGCCACACAAGGACAAAGATGGTGCCCTTTGCACCGGCTCGGAGGTCAGGCGGAGCAGGTGGAGCGTCTTCACGCAGAGAGGCGTCCTGCAGCAGAGCTCGCAGTCGCTGTCCAAACAGTTTCACCACGCCGTCTCCGTCCACGGGCTCCACCTTCGCCAGAGGGCCAAGTGGGTGATCGGTGAACTGAACTGCGGAGCAGCGAGAGACATCGAGGAG GTGTGGTGGACTCTGAGCCGCTCGGCGCGAACTTCCTGCCTGCCGTCGTGTAATGCCAACATCCAGCGCGAGCGCGGCGAGATCTGGGTGTTCTGCGACGTGCTGCACTCCGAGCAGGTGGGGCGCTTCCTGAAGGAGGAGCTGGGGCTGTCGGGGAGGATCGGCCTGTCGGTGCGCCGGCTAGGAAACGTCTTCAGCATGTAG